The Mycobacterium seoulense genome has a window encoding:
- a CDS encoding PH-like domain-containing protein: MNSGTLVGSLIFAAVLVVVIAVVIQLMMRSWRRRSERQAELIGDLPDLPDQVGAVLITTRGHYCGSMIAPGWNERITSGDLGFRSKAVLTRYAEGIMVERQRAQPIWIPQDLITGIRMERSMGGRAVARIGILAIRWRMPSGVEIDTGFRANHRDEYTEWLESQQEGAA; encoded by the coding sequence ATGAATTCAGGCACGCTGGTGGGATCGCTGATCTTCGCGGCCGTGCTGGTGGTGGTGATCGCGGTGGTGATCCAGCTGATGATGCGGAGCTGGCGGCGTCGCTCGGAGCGGCAGGCGGAGCTGATCGGCGACCTGCCCGACCTGCCCGACCAGGTGGGCGCGGTGCTGATCACCACCCGCGGTCACTATTGCGGTTCCATGATCGCGCCGGGATGGAACGAGCGGATCACCTCCGGCGATCTGGGTTTTCGCAGCAAGGCGGTGCTGACCCGCTACGCCGAGGGGATCATGGTGGAACGTCAACGGGCCCAACCGATTTGGATTCCGCAAGACTTGATCACCGGTATCCGTATGGAGCGCAGCATGGGAGGCAGGGCCGTGGCCCGGATCGGGATTCTGGCGATTCGCTGGCGGATGCCATCGGGAGTCGAGATCGATACCGGGTTTCGGGCGAATCACCGCGACGAATACACCGAGTGGCTGGAGTCCCAGCAGGAGGGAGCCGCGTGA
- the carA gene encoding glutamine-hydrolyzing carbamoyl-phosphate synthase small subunit, whose protein sequence is MNDKALLVLEDGRVFTGTAFGKVGQTLGEAVFSTGMSGYQETLTDPSYHRQIVVATAPQIGNTGWNAEDAESRGDKIWVAGYAVRDPSPRASNWRATGTLEDELVRQHIVGIAGIDTRAVVRHLRTRGSMKAGVFSGAALADPAELVERVRGQQSMLGADLAGEVSTPERYIVEPEGQHRFTVVALDLGIKTNTPRNFARRGVRSHVLPSSTSFGQIADISPDGVFLSNGPGDPATADHVVALTREVLGAGIPLFGICFGNQILGRALGLSTYKMVFGHRGINIPVIDHATGRVAVTAQNHGFALEGEAGQSFDTPFGPAVVSHTCANDGVVEGVKLADGRAFSVQYHPEAAAGPHDAEYLFDQFVELMAAQQSERGR, encoded by the coding sequence GTGAACGACAAAGCACTGCTCGTACTCGAGGACGGGCGTGTCTTCACCGGCACGGCGTTCGGCAAGGTCGGCCAAACCCTCGGTGAGGCCGTGTTTTCCACCGGCATGTCCGGCTACCAGGAGACGCTGACCGATCCCAGCTATCACCGGCAGATCGTGGTGGCCACCGCGCCGCAGATCGGCAACACCGGTTGGAACGCCGAGGACGCCGAAAGCCGCGGCGACAAGATCTGGGTCGCCGGCTACGCGGTGCGCGACCCGTCGCCGCGCGCGTCCAACTGGCGCGCCACCGGCACCCTGGAGGACGAGCTGGTGCGCCAGCACATCGTCGGGATCGCCGGCATCGACACCCGGGCGGTGGTGCGCCACCTGCGCACCCGCGGCTCGATGAAGGCGGGGGTGTTTTCCGGTGCGGCGCTCGCCGACCCGGCCGAACTGGTGGAGCGGGTGCGGGGGCAGCAGTCGATGCTGGGGGCCGACCTGGCCGGCGAGGTCAGCACCCCGGAGCGCTACATCGTCGAACCGGAAGGGCAGCACCGGTTCACGGTGGTCGCGCTGGACCTGGGTATCAAGACCAACACCCCGCGCAACTTCGCCCGCCGCGGCGTCCGCAGCCACGTGCTGCCCTCGTCGACGAGCTTCGGCCAGATCGCCGACATCTCACCCGACGGCGTGTTCTTGTCCAACGGCCCCGGTGACCCCGCCACCGCCGACCACGTCGTCGCCCTCACCCGCGAGGTGCTGGGCGCGGGCATCCCATTGTTCGGCATCTGCTTCGGCAACCAGATCCTGGGCCGGGCGCTGGGCCTGTCCACCTACAAGATGGTCTTCGGCCACCGCGGCATCAACATCCCGGTCATCGATCACGCCACCGGGCGGGTGGCGGTGACCGCGCAGAACCACGGCTTCGCACTGGAAGGCGAGGCGGGCCAGTCCTTCGACACGCCGTTCGGTCCGGCCGTCGTCAGCCACACCTGCGCCAACGACGGGGTGGTCGAGGGCGTCAAACTCGCCGACGGGCGGGCGTTCTCGGTGCAATACCACCCGGAGGCCGCCGCCGGCCCACACGACGCGGAATACCTTTTCGACCAATTCGTCGAGCTGATGGCCGCCCAACAGAGCGAAAGGGGGCGCTAG